Sequence from the Mycobacterium florentinum genome:
GGGGACGCGAGATCGTCCTGACCCTGTTCGAAAAGATCAGCGGCCTGCGGATGAACAGCGCCTACATTCGCCCGGGTGGGGTGGCGCAGGACTTGCCGCCGGGCGCCGAAGCCGACATCGCCGACGGCCTCAAGGGACTCAAGCAGGTGCTGCGTGAAATGGGCGATCTGCTCAACGAGAACGCCATCTGGAAAGCGCGGACCGAGGACGTCGGCTACCTCGACTTGGCCGGCTGCATGGCGCTGGGCATCACCGGTCCGATCCTGCGCGCCACCGGGTTGCCGCACGACCTGCGCAAGAGCGAACCCTACTGCGGGTACGAGAACTACGAGTTCGACGTGATCACCGCCGATACGTGTGATGCCTACGGGCGCTACATCATTCGCGTCAAGGAGATGTCGGAGTCGATCAAGATTGTCGAGCAGTGCCTGGACAAGTTGAAGCCGGGGCCGCACATGGTCGAAGACCGCAAGATCGCCTGGCCCGCCGACCTGAAGGTAGGTCCCGACGGCATGGGTAATTCGCCCGAACACATCGCCAAGATCATGGGCGGCTCGATGGAAGCACTGATCCACCACTTCAAGTTGGTCACCGAGGGCATCCGGGTGCCGGCCGGCCAGGTCTACAGCGCGGTGGAATCACCCCGCGGAGAACTCGGCGTGCACATGGTCAGTGACGGCGGAACCCGGCCCTACCGAGTGCATTACCGGGATCCGTCCTTCACCAATCTGCAGTCGGTCGCCGCGATGTGCGAGGGCGGGATGGT
This genomic interval carries:
- the nuoD gene encoding NADH dehydrogenase (quinone) subunit D translates to MSTITDSTHDGGAETVVVAGGQDWGQVVEAARAADPGERIVVNMGPQHPSTHGVLRLILEIEGETVTEVRCGIGYLHTGIEKNLEYRYWTQGVTFVTRMDYLSPFFNETAYCLGVEKLLGITDEIPERVNVIRVLMMELNRISSHLVALATGGMELGAMTPMFVGFRGREIVLTLFEKISGLRMNSAYIRPGGVAQDLPPGAEADIADGLKGLKQVLREMGDLLNENAIWKARTEDVGYLDLAGCMALGITGPILRATGLPHDLRKSEPYCGYENYEFDVITADTCDAYGRYIIRVKEMSESIKIVEQCLDKLKPGPHMVEDRKIAWPADLKVGPDGMGNSPEHIAKIMGGSMEALIHHFKLVTEGIRVPAGQVYSAVESPRGELGVHMVSDGGTRPYRVHYRDPSFTNLQSVAAMCEGGMVADLITAVASIDPVMGGVDR